A section of the Paenibacillus odorifer genome encodes:
- a CDS encoding sensor histidine kinase, whose protein sequence is MIKVLHIAIALTLLLIGYSSIVVSAATPYPSQEITSWQMRWGDGSENSGVVVPQNNDQQYWINVNATKEIPHLPSGVSTSWTRISIPNFSYISPSIYIDTLYALHVKVYVNDRLIFEEDRNYIKDNYSLLLPLSQSDSGKTLYIWTETLQDRIGIKNEVVIGEHNLLINDYIKNGLSDVILGCAFFLVAIVLFISSLYINRDYFSSVASLAVVIGSTGILSITYSPFIYTFYSNLGAISNVFLDLALFSLLPALTLLFEKIFGSGKYAIVRRFRQFQVIYSSFCLLCLLINFLSNNSYIEFYYFVSTTIIGFILILQFILLIVCVIIFSLKGNRDAIIFAIGFGTAAFTVVSELLWYYIHKGNYDLFLWKWGIVAFIISLIVILERRLAYSHQQVVNYSKELERFNNELQRSEKMEIISELAASVAHEVRNPLQVTRGFLQLLSEKSVGEEEIFMSMALSELDRASGIITDFLTFAKPEFETISSLNLYNEFKHIESIMQPLCHLNGGKMILDVSGELWVKGNSSKFKQAFINIIKNSIESFRDEGFIYMSVYAEEENVIIHIKDNGEGMDADVLHRLGEPYFTKKNKGTGLGLMVTFRIIEAMQGKVKFTSKKGVGTESITILPLAEAPDDSHSLGG, encoded by the coding sequence ATGATTAAAGTCCTACATATAGCAATAGCCCTTACTCTCCTTCTGATAGGATATAGTTCAATTGTTGTATCAGCAGCGACCCCATATCCATCCCAAGAAATTACCAGTTGGCAGATGAGATGGGGCGATGGAAGCGAAAACAGCGGCGTAGTGGTTCCTCAGAATAATGACCAGCAGTATTGGATAAATGTGAATGCTACGAAGGAAATCCCACATCTGCCATCAGGCGTATCCACTTCTTGGACTCGTATTTCCATACCTAACTTTAGTTATATCTCCCCTTCAATCTACATTGATACTTTATATGCTCTTCATGTGAAGGTGTATGTGAACGACCGTTTAATCTTCGAGGAAGATCGTAATTATATTAAGGATAACTATTCTTTGTTGTTGCCTTTGAGTCAAAGCGATAGTGGGAAAACATTATACATTTGGACTGAAACGCTGCAGGATAGAATCGGAATTAAAAATGAAGTAGTGATCGGTGAACACAACCTGTTAATCAATGATTATATTAAAAATGGACTCAGCGATGTGATTTTGGGCTGTGCTTTTTTTCTTGTGGCTATCGTTCTATTTATAAGTTCTCTCTACATTAATAGGGACTATTTTTCCAGTGTGGCTTCACTAGCCGTTGTAATAGGTTCAACCGGAATTCTCTCGATAACCTATTCTCCTTTTATTTATACCTTTTACAGCAATTTGGGCGCGATTAGTAATGTGTTTCTTGATTTGGCTTTATTCTCACTTTTACCGGCGCTTACTCTTTTATTTGAAAAAATATTTGGCAGTGGAAAATATGCGATCGTCCGTCGTTTTCGTCAATTTCAAGTCATTTACTCCTCATTTTGTTTGCTATGTCTTTTGATCAATTTTCTATCGAATAATAGCTATATTGAGTTTTATTATTTTGTATCCACCACTATTATCGGGTTCATCCTCATCCTTCAGTTCATCTTGCTTATCGTATGTGTGATTATATTTTCGCTTAAAGGGAATAGGGACGCTATCATTTTTGCCATTGGCTTTGGAACGGCTGCATTTACTGTAGTGTCAGAGTTACTGTGGTATTACATTCATAAGGGGAACTATGATTTATTCTTGTGGAAGTGGGGCATTGTTGCCTTCATAATCTCCTTGATCGTAATTCTGGAGCGAAGACTAGCCTATAGCCATCAACAGGTTGTTAACTATTCTAAAGAATTAGAGCGTTTTAACAACGAATTGCAGCGTTCAGAAAAAATGGAAATTATTAGCGAGCTTGCTGCATCTGTTGCTCATGAAGTGCGGAATCCACTCCAGGTAACTAGGGGTTTCCTTCAGCTGCTTAGCGAGAAATCCGTTGGTGAAGAGGAAATATTTATGTCGATGGCCCTTAGTGAGCTGGATCGTGCTTCCGGGATCATTACGGATTTCTTAACCTTCGCAAAACCGGAATTTGAGACGATTTCCAGTCTGAATTTGTATAATGAATTTAAGCATATTGAGAGTATTATGCAGCCGCTTTGTCATTTAAATGGAGGAAAAATGATTCTTGATGTATCGGGCGAATTATGGGTGAAGGGGAATTCCTCGAAGTTTAAGCAAGCCTTCATCAACATTATCAAAAATAGCATTGAATCTTTCCGTGACGAAGGATTTATCTATATGTCGGTGTATGCGGAAGAGGAGAACGTAATTATTCATATCAAAGACAACGGGGAAGGGATGGACGCGGATGTCCTGCACCGATTGGGAGAGCCTTATTTCACTAAAAAGAATAAAGGCACAGGTCTTGGATTAATGGTCACTTTCCGTATCATCGAAGCTATGCAAGGTAAAGTGAAATTCACAAGCAAAAAAGGAGTGGGAACCGAATCCATCACCATACTGCCATTGGCAGAAGCTCCGGATGATTCTCACTCCTTAGGGGGTTAA
- a CDS encoding NHLP leader peptide family RiPP precursor — protein MSEAILRNQVIQKAWEDPSFKKRLLSDPKAALQEALGVIIPDSVTLKAVEEGSNEFYLVIPPSPTSDVLKATAAPRGSW, from the coding sequence ATGTCAGAAGCAATTCTTAGAAATCAAGTCATTCAAAAGGCATGGGAAGATCCAAGTTTCAAGAAAAGACTACTCTCAGACCCAAAAGCGGCTCTCCAAGAAGCACTAGGCGTAATCATTCCCGACAGCGTTACCTTGAAAGCCGTTGAAGAAGGCTCCAACGAATTCTATCTTGTAATTCCACCAAGTCCTACATCCGATGTATTGAAGGCAACCGCAGCACCACGCGGTTCGTGGTAA